The following are encoded together in the Flavobacterium haoranii genome:
- a CDS encoding peptidylprolyl isomerase: MQDGIYAKFNTPKGSILVKLTHDKTPGTVGNFVGLAEGQLENSARPMGKPYYDGLKFHRVIPDFMIQGGCPQGQGTGGPGYNFDDEFHPELRHDGPGVLSMANAGPGTNGSQFFITHVETGWLDGKHTVFGHVVEGQDVVDAIAQGDAIESIEIVRVGDEAKNWNAIEAFRTFEGSREKRIAEQKRLAEEALEKLAAGFQKTESGLRYQIIQKGSGKQAEKGKKVSVHYQGALENGQVFDSSYKRKQPIDFTLGVGQVIEGWDEGIALLKVGDKARFVIPSYLGYGSRGAGGVIPPNATLVFDVELMDVK; the protein is encoded by the coding sequence ATGCAAGACGGAATTTACGCAAAATTTAATACACCAAAAGGTAGTATTTTGGTTAAATTAACTCACGATAAAACACCAGGAACTGTTGGTAACTTTGTTGGTTTAGCAGAAGGACAATTAGAGAATTCGGCTCGTCCAATGGGAAAACCTTACTATGATGGATTAAAATTTCACCGTGTTATTCCTGATTTTATGATTCAAGGAGGTTGTCCTCAAGGGCAAGGAACAGGTGGACCTGGTTACAACTTTGATGATGAGTTTCATCCAGAATTAAGACATGATGGACCAGGAGTTTTATCTATGGCAAATGCTGGACCAGGAACTAATGGTTCTCAATTTTTTATTACTCATGTTGAAACAGGTTGGTTAGATGGAAAACATACTGTTTTTGGACATGTTGTTGAAGGACAAGATGTTGTAGATGCAATCGCTCAAGGAGATGCTATAGAATCTATCGAAATTGTTAGAGTAGGAGATGAGGCTAAAAACTGGAACGCAATTGAAGCTTTCAGAACTTTTGAAGGTTCTAGAGAAAAAAGAATTGCTGAACAAAAAAGATTAGCTGAAGAAGCTTTAGAAAAATTAGCTGCTGGTTTCCAAAAAACAGAAAGTGGTTTACGTTACCAAATCATTCAAAAAGGAAGTGGTAAACAAGCTGAAAAAGGTAAAAAAGTATCAGTTCACTATCAAGGTGCATTAGAAAACGGACAAGTTTTTGATTCATCATACAAAAGAAAACAACCAATTGATTTTACTTTAGGAGTTGGTCAAGTAATTGAAGGATGGGACGAAGGTATTGCTCTTTTAAAAGTAGGTGATAAAGCTCGTTTTGTGATTCCGTCTTACTTAGGGTATGGAAGTAGAGGTGCTGGTGGTGTAATTCCTCCAAATGCAACTTTAGTTTTCGATGTTGAATTAATGGACGTGAAATAG
- a CDS encoding DUF1569 domain-containing protein, translating to MKNQTHPFFGKMSYNEWDKLHYMHLDHHLKQFNV from the coding sequence ATTAAAAATCAAACACATCCTTTTTTTGGCAAAATGAGTTATAACGAATGGGATAAATTACATTATATGCATTTAGATCATCATTTAAAACAGTTTAATGTTTAA
- the trmD gene encoding tRNA (guanosine(37)-N1)-methyltransferase TrmD has protein sequence MRIDIITVLPDLLRSPFEGSIMKRAIQKGLVEVHFHNLRDYSTNKHKNVDDYQFGGGAGMVMMIEPIDLCISKLKSERKYDEVIYMTPDGKTLNQKMANSMSMLENIIILCGHYKGVDQRVRDMHITKEISIGDYVLSGGEIGAIVFCDALIRLIPGVLSDETSALTDSFQDNLLSHPIYTRPAEYKGLKVPDILLSGNFPEIEKWREQKAYEHTKERRPDLLED, from the coding sequence ATGCGAATTGATATCATTACCGTTTTACCCGATTTATTAAGAAGTCCATTTGAAGGTTCAATTATGAAAAGAGCCATACAAAAAGGCTTAGTGGAAGTACATTTTCACAATTTAAGAGATTACAGCACTAATAAACACAAAAATGTTGATGATTATCAATTTGGTGGGGGTGCTGGAATGGTGATGATGATAGAACCTATTGATTTATGCATTTCTAAATTGAAAAGTGAGCGTAAATACGACGAGGTTATTTACATGACACCTGACGGCAAAACTTTAAACCAAAAAATGGCAAACTCTATGTCAATGCTTGAGAATATTATAATCTTGTGCGGACATTATAAAGGAGTCGATCAACGCGTTCGCGACATGCACATTACTAAAGAAATTTCGATAGGAGATTATGTATTAAGTGGAGGTGAAATTGGTGCTATTGTTTTTTGCGATGCTTTAATTCGATTAATTCCCGGAGTATTAAGTGATGAAACTTCTGCTTTAACAGATAGTTTTCAAGATAATTTACTATCGCATCCTATTTATACAAGACCTGCAGAATATAAAGGTTTAAAAGTACCTGATATTTTATTAAGCGGAAATTTTCCTGAAATTGAAAAATGGCGCGAACAAAAAGCTTATGAACATACAAAAGAAAGAAGACCCGATTTATTAGAAGATTAA
- the rplS gene encoding 50S ribosomal protein L19 produces the protein MANLVDFVQNEFVAKKDFPEFNSGDTITVYYEIKEGEKTRTQFFKGVVIQKRGAGLTETFTIRKMSGSVGVERIFPVNMPALQKIEVNQRGKVRRARIFYFRELTGKKAKIKERRR, from the coding sequence ATGGCTAATTTAGTAGATTTCGTACAAAACGAATTTGTAGCAAAAAAAGATTTCCCTGAATTCAACTCAGGAGACACGATTACTGTGTATTATGAAATTAAAGAGGGTGAAAAAACTAGAACTCAGTTCTTCAAAGGAGTTGTAATCCAAAAAAGAGGTGCTGGTTTAACTGAAACTTTCACAATTCGTAAAATGTCTGGTTCTGTAGGTGTAGAGCGTATCTTCCCTGTTAACATGCCAGCTTTACAAAAAATCGAAGTTAACCAAAGAGGTAAAGTTCGTAGAGCTCGTATCTTCTACTTCAGAGAACTTACTGGTAAAAAAGCAAAAATTAAAGAAAGAAGAAGATAA
- a CDS encoding NADP-dependent isocitrate dehydrogenase, producing the protein MSNQPKIIYTITDEAPMLATHSFLPIVQAFSKPAGVSIETRDISLAGRILANFPEFLKDDQKIGDALTELGQLATTPDANIIKLPNISASIPQLKEAIAELQSQGFAIPNYPDDPKNEEEKAIKAKYAKVLGSAVNPVLREGNSDRRAPKAVKNYAKAHPHSMGTWAGTSKTKVAHMSEGDFYGTETSVTLDKDSQFKIEFVAKDGSVKELKGLATLKAGEVIDSAVLNINALKAFVAQTKEEAKAAGVLLSAHLKATMMKVSDPIIFGAIVEVYFKDVFEKYGSVFAELNINKNNGLGEVFGKIAGHAQEAEIKAAIETAINNGPDLAMVNSDKGITNLHVPSDVIVDASMPAMIRIGGKMWDKEGKERDTVAMIPDRSYAGVYVAVIDDCKANGAYDPKTMGSVPNVGLMAQKAEEYGSHDKTFQAEAEGTIRVVDAEGNVFLQQAVEAGDIFRMCQTKDAPIQDWVKLAVNRARLSNTPAIFWLDENRAHDREIIKKVEKYLKDHDTTGLDIRILNPIEATKFSVERIRRGLDTISVTGNVLRDYLTDLFPILEVGTSAKMLSIVPLMNGGGLFETGAGGSAPKHVEQFVEEGYLRWDSLGEFLALGASYEHLSQTQNNPKAMVLAEALDVATEKFLENDKSPARRVGQIDNRGSHFYLALYWANALATQDKDAELKAKFAPIAEEFNANEAKINEELIAAQGTAQNIGGYYHPNEELTAKAMRPSTTLNAILAKLN; encoded by the coding sequence ATGTCAAATCAACCTAAAATTATTTATACGATTACTGACGAAGCACCCATGCTTGCTACACATTCATTTTTACCTATTGTACAAGCATTCTCAAAACCTGCGGGTGTTTCAATTGAAACAAGAGATATTTCATTAGCCGGAAGAATTTTAGCAAACTTTCCAGAATTTTTAAAAGATGATCAAAAAATTGGTGATGCTTTAACAGAATTAGGACAATTAGCTACGACTCCAGATGCTAATATCATTAAATTACCAAATATTTCGGCTTCTATTCCTCAATTAAAAGAAGCCATTGCAGAATTACAATCTCAAGGTTTTGCAATTCCAAATTATCCAGATGATCCTAAAAATGAAGAAGAAAAAGCAATTAAAGCTAAATATGCAAAAGTTTTAGGTTCTGCTGTTAATCCAGTTTTACGTGAAGGAAACTCTGATCGTCGTGCTCCTAAAGCGGTTAAAAATTACGCAAAAGCTCATCCTCATTCAATGGGAACTTGGGCAGGCACATCAAAAACTAAAGTTGCTCACATGAGCGAAGGTGATTTCTACGGAACTGAAACTTCAGTTACACTAGATAAAGATTCTCAATTTAAAATCGAATTTGTTGCCAAAGACGGAAGTGTTAAAGAATTAAAAGGATTAGCTACTTTAAAAGCTGGAGAAGTTATTGATAGCGCTGTTTTAAATATCAATGCTTTAAAAGCATTTGTAGCTCAAACTAAAGAAGAAGCAAAAGCTGCTGGAGTACTTTTATCAGCTCACTTAAAAGCTACAATGATGAAAGTATCTGATCCAATTATCTTTGGAGCAATTGTAGAAGTTTACTTTAAAGATGTTTTTGAAAAATACGGAAGTGTTTTTGCAGAATTAAACATCAATAAAAATAATGGTTTAGGTGAAGTTTTCGGTAAAATTGCCGGACACGCTCAAGAAGCTGAAATTAAAGCTGCTATTGAAACCGCTATTAACAACGGCCCTGATTTAGCCATGGTGAATTCAGACAAAGGAATCACTAACTTACACGTTCCTTCTGATGTTATTGTAGATGCTTCTATGCCTGCAATGATTCGTATTGGAGGTAAAATGTGGGATAAAGAAGGTAAAGAGCGTGATACTGTTGCTATGATTCCAGATCGTTCTTATGCTGGTGTTTACGTGGCTGTAATTGATGATTGTAAAGCAAACGGAGCATACGATCCTAAAACTATGGGTTCTGTGCCAAACGTAGGTTTAATGGCTCAAAAAGCAGAAGAATATGGTTCTCACGACAAAACGTTCCAAGCGGAAGCTGAAGGAACTATTCGCGTAGTTGATGCAGAAGGAAATGTATTTTTACAACAAGCTGTTGAAGCTGGTGATATTTTCCGTATGTGTCAAACCAAAGATGCTCCTATCCAAGATTGGGTTAAATTAGCTGTAAATAGAGCTCGTTTATCTAACACTCCTGCTATTTTCTGGTTAGACGAAAACCGTGCTCACGATAGAGAAATCATCAAAAAAGTAGAAAAATATTTAAAAGATCACGATACAACAGGTTTAGATATTCGCATTTTAAATCCTATTGAAGCTACAAAATTCTCTGTAGAAAGAATTCGTCGAGGTTTAGACACTATTTCTGTTACAGGAAACGTGTTACGTGACTACTTAACTGACTTGTTCCCTATTTTAGAAGTGGGTACTTCTGCAAAAATGCTTTCTATTGTTCCATTAATGAATGGTGGTGGATTGTTTGAAACTGGTGCAGGTGGATCGGCTCCTAAACACGTTGAACAATTTGTTGAAGAAGGATATTTACGTTGGGATTCATTAGGAGAGTTCTTAGCTTTAGGTGCTTCTTACGAGCATTTATCGCAAACTCAAAACAATCCTAAAGCTATGGTTTTAGCTGAAGCTTTAGATGTTGCTACTGAGAAATTCTTAGAAAACGACAAATCACCAGCGCGTAGAGTAGGACAAATTGATAACAGAGGTTCTCACTTCTACTTAGCTTTATATTGGGCAAACGCTTTAGCTACTCAAGATAAAGATGCTGAATTGAAAGCTAAATTTGCTCCAATTGCTGAAGAATTTAATGCTAACGAAGCTAAAATTAACGAAGAGTTGATTGCTGCTCAAGGTACAGCTCAAAACATTGGTGGTTACTATCATCCAAATGAAGAGTTGACTGCAAAAGCAATGCGTCCAAGTACAACTTTAAACGCAATCTTAGCTAAATTGAATTAA
- a CDS encoding TonB-dependent receptor has translation MFTNFRQVSIFLVFLFSFIGYSQEKFTISGTVKDSLSGETLIGVTIAIPELKTGTTTNEYGFYSLTLPKGEYTVWVSYIGFSDFYQKITLTSNQKINVDLKESLENLQEVIVTDNPNKVVLDKPEMSTHKITAATIKKMPAVMGETDILKSILTLPGVTNAGEGQSGFNVRGGAADQNLVLLDEATLYNSSHLFGFFSVFNTDAIKDIKLYKGGIPSRFGGRVASVLEIYQKDGNNTGFHVNGGIGVISSRLLAEGPIVKDKGSFLFAGRSSYAHLFLKLADNDNSAYFYDLNTKLSYQLNDNNSLFLSGYFGRDVFSLSDSFKNTYGNSVFNLRWNHLYSDKLFSNLSLIYSDYYYGLTLNFVGFNWDSGIKNYNLKYDFKHYLSDKTKLFYGVNAIYYDFNPGEINPTDDSSGINPDQLAKKYAFEPSFYIDSEQKISDKLSVNYGLRYSLFYRLGDEEINLYENNQAVVFNEDFQIYEKATPIGTKKYGKNDIISQFGNLEPRLALAYTLNQKSSLKASYNRMTQYLHLISNTQSPTPLDVWTPSDDYLKPQILDQIAFGYFRNFKNGAYSLEAETFFKKVKNRLDYIDGADLIANDDIEQVVLNGEARAYGLELLVRKNNGKLTGWLSYTLSRSEQRTPGRTAEETGINNGEWYKTGWDKLHNLSVTSMYQLNEKWSFSSIFTLQSGQPVTYPNGQYQYQGIMVPTYGLRNENRLPTYHRLDVSATLVPEKNKNRNWYGEWVFGIYNIYSRKNAASMSFRQNQDSGNNEAVRLSIFGIVPSVTYNFKF, from the coding sequence ATGTTCACGAACTTTAGGCAAGTTAGCATTTTTTTAGTTTTTTTATTCAGTTTTATTGGATATTCACAAGAAAAATTTACAATTAGTGGCACTGTTAAAGATAGTTTATCAGGCGAAACACTTATTGGAGTTACTATTGCTATTCCCGAACTCAAAACCGGTACTACTACTAATGAATATGGTTTTTATTCGTTAACACTTCCCAAAGGCGAATACACAGTTTGGGTAAGTTACATCGGATTTAGTGATTTTTATCAAAAAATAACCTTAACTAGTAACCAAAAAATCAACGTTGATTTAAAAGAATCATTAGAAAATTTACAAGAAGTAATTGTAACTGATAATCCCAATAAAGTTGTACTGGATAAACCGGAAATGAGTACGCATAAAATTACGGCGGCTACGATAAAAAAAATGCCTGCTGTAATGGGTGAAACAGATATTTTAAAATCGATTTTAACCCTACCTGGAGTAACAAATGCTGGCGAAGGTCAATCGGGTTTTAATGTGAGAGGTGGCGCTGCCGATCAAAACTTAGTTTTATTAGACGAAGCAACACTTTACAATTCATCACACTTATTTGGTTTCTTTTCCGTTTTTAATACCGATGCCATCAAGGATATTAAATTGTATAAAGGCGGAATTCCTTCTCGTTTTGGAGGAAGAGTTGCTTCCGTTTTGGAAATATATCAAAAAGATGGAAACAATACTGGTTTTCATGTAAATGGAGGAATTGGTGTTATTTCGAGTCGTTTGTTAGCGGAAGGACCGATTGTAAAAGACAAAGGTTCTTTCCTTTTTGCAGGAAGAAGTTCGTATGCACATCTGTTTTTAAAATTAGCCGACAATGATAATTCGGCGTATTTCTATGATTTAAATACGAAATTGAGTTACCAACTCAATGATAATAACAGTTTATTTTTATCTGGATATTTTGGCCGCGATGTTTTTAGTTTGAGTGATAGTTTTAAAAACACCTACGGAAATTCGGTTTTTAACCTGAGATGGAATCATTTGTATTCGGATAAATTATTCTCGAATCTTTCACTTATTTACAGTGATTACTATTATGGTTTAACCCTGAATTTTGTAGGCTTCAATTGGGACAGCGGTATAAAAAATTACAATCTTAAATACGATTTCAAACATTATCTTTCCGATAAAACCAAACTTTTTTATGGAGTAAATGCCATTTATTATGATTTCAATCCTGGCGAAATTAATCCAACCGATGATTCTTCCGGTATAAATCCGGATCAATTGGCTAAAAAATATGCTTTTGAACCTTCTTTCTATATTGATTCGGAACAAAAAATTTCAGACAAGTTAAGTGTAAATTATGGTTTGCGATATAGTTTATTTTATCGATTGGGAGATGAAGAAATTAATCTTTACGAAAACAATCAGGCAGTCGTTTTCAACGAAGACTTTCAGATTTATGAAAAAGCGACTCCAATTGGCACCAAAAAATATGGTAAAAACGATATCATTTCGCAATTTGGCAATTTAGAACCTCGATTAGCTTTGGCTTACACTTTAAACCAAAAAAGTTCTCTTAAAGCGAGTTACAACCGAATGACGCAATATTTGCATTTAATTTCCAATACGCAATCTCCTACTCCATTAGATGTTTGGACACCAAGTGACGATTATTTGAAACCGCAAATTTTAGATCAAATTGCCTTTGGATATTTTAGAAATTTTAAAAACGGTGCATATTCCTTAGAAGCCGAAACGTTTTTCAAAAAAGTCAAAAACCGATTGGATTATATTGACGGTGCCGATTTAATTGCTAATGATGATATTGAACAAGTGGTTTTAAATGGAGAAGCTAGAGCGTATGGCTTGGAACTTTTGGTTCGCAAAAACAACGGAAAATTAACTGGGTGGCTTTCCTACACTTTATCGCGTTCGGAGCAAAGAACTCCTGGAAGAACAGCCGAAGAAACCGGAATTAACAATGGCGAATGGTACAAAACAGGTTGGGACAAATTGCACAATCTTTCAGTGACTTCTATGTACCAACTTAATGAAAAATGGAGTTTTAGTAGCATTTTCACCTTACAAAGCGGACAGCCGGTTACCTATCCAAACGGACAATATCAGTATCAAGGAATTATGGTTCCAACCTATGGATTACGAAATGAAAACCGCTTGCCTACGTATCATCGTTTGGATGTTTCGGCTACTTTGGTTCCCGAAAAAAATAAAAATAGAAATTGGTATGGCGAATGGGTTTTTGGAATTTATAATATTTACAGCCGAAAAAATGCTGCTTCTATGAGTTTTAGACAAAATCAAGATTCTGGAAATAATGAAGCCGTTCGTTTATCAATTTTTGGAATTGTACCAAGTGTAACCTATAATTTTAAATTTTAA
- a CDS encoding DUF4249 domain-containing protein: protein MVKIILKITTFIVLTIVTLLILISCEDVVDVDLETAEPKLVIDASLKWQKGTTGNEQTILLSTTAGFYENEVPTVRGATVFITDGNGIQYDFIEIPGTGNYVCTNFNPEIRQTYTLTVIHNSQVYTATESLIEVPTIDYIEQNENGGITGNQIEVKFFYQDNGLIDNYYLINFNASNALLPIIDVIDDEFFQGNQMFAYLANDLNAGDSIQLQLNGISETYYNYMNILLSIAGSSGGSPFQTPPATVRGNIVNQTNFDNYALGFFRLSETDTMDYVIE, encoded by the coding sequence ATGGTAAAGATAATCTTGAAAATAACAACATTTATTGTCCTTACAATAGTAACGCTTCTCATACTTATAAGTTGTGAAGATGTGGTTGATGTGGATTTAGAAACAGCTGAACCTAAATTAGTTATTGATGCTTCTTTAAAATGGCAAAAAGGAACTACCGGAAACGAACAAACTATCCTTCTTTCCACAACAGCTGGTTTTTATGAGAATGAAGTTCCAACAGTAAGAGGCGCAACAGTTTTTATTACTGACGGAAATGGAATTCAATACGATTTTATAGAAATCCCTGGAACTGGAAATTACGTTTGTACTAATTTTAATCCTGAAATACGTCAAACTTACACGCTAACTGTAATTCATAATAGCCAAGTTTATACTGCTACAGAATCATTAATTGAAGTTCCAACAATTGATTATATTGAACAAAACGAAAATGGAGGTATTACTGGCAATCAAATAGAAGTTAAATTCTTTTATCAAGATAATGGATTGATAGACAATTATTATTTAATTAATTTCAACGCTTCAAATGCTCTTTTACCCATAATTGACGTAATAGATGATGAGTTTTTTCAGGGAAATCAAATGTTTGCATATTTAGCAAATGACCTTAATGCTGGAGATTCTATACAACTTCAATTAAATGGTATTTCTGAAACGTATTACAATTATATGAATATCTTATTAAGCATTGCGGGTTCAAGCGGAGGAAGTCCTTTTCAAACACCTCCTGCTACTGTGAGAGGAAACATTGTAAACCAAACCAATTTTGATAATTATGCTTTAGGTTTCTTTAGATTGTCGGAAACAGATACAATGGATTACGTAATTGAATAA
- a CDS encoding thiamine diphosphokinase, whose protein sequence is MSSHHIVRDDQEPALIIANGAACSKELLGQLLEWSPFVVVLDSAIDRVLNLGIKVDVLLGDFDRDFNPDIYKESQFPLEIIHTPNQDKTDLEKAFDFLIERGHQAVNVIWATGRRADHTITNITNIVRYRNILKIVILDDHSKIFLLPEKFQKWYPKNTPLSLIPIGKVSGIHSQNLFYPLQNDELTIGYRTGSSNHVFEDGLVVIEHSEGDLLLMECWD, encoded by the coding sequence ATGTCTTCACATCACATTGTTCGCGACGATCAAGAACCTGCTTTAATTATTGCCAATGGTGCTGCTTGTAGCAAAGAGCTTTTAGGCCAACTTTTAGAATGGTCGCCATTTGTAGTGGTTCTCGATTCAGCAATAGATAGAGTTTTAAATTTAGGTATTAAAGTTGATGTTTTATTGGGTGATTTTGATCGCGATTTTAATCCCGATATTTATAAAGAATCTCAATTTCCACTTGAAATCATTCACACTCCTAATCAAGATAAAACCGATTTGGAAAAAGCTTTTGACTTCTTAATCGAACGCGGTCACCAAGCGGTAAATGTAATTTGGGCCACCGGAAGAAGAGCCGATCACACGATTACCAATATCACCAATATTGTTCGCTACCGAAATATTCTAAAAATTGTTATTCTAGACGATCATTCCAAAATTTTTTTATTGCCCGAAAAGTTCCAAAAATGGTATCCTAAAAACACGCCGCTTTCTCTTATTCCAATTGGAAAAGTTAGCGGAATTCACTCTCAAAATTTATTTTATCCATTACAAAATGATGAACTAACCATCGGTTACAGAACCGGAAGCAGTAATCACGTTTTTGAAGATGGCCTTGTAGTTATTGAACATAGCGAAGGCGATTTATTACTTATGGAATGTTGGGATTAA
- a CDS encoding L,D-transpeptidase family protein: MALYKSQNSESLWFNENEEIQELASVLHYNLHNISTEGLDEEVPYLEKFDSIFKTEIENEKSLKNNDILISSLYLYYNDKVVEGTDYNSRKLGWFISKKKVDYIHLIDSIKANPDADIKKITFIDQYYKLHEKLLFYNEIEKKGGWKKIAYSKNDFPINLDDNSTVISAVKKRLIREGYLNHDDSSNVFNVSLKVALKEYQETNSLTINDTIITSELLENLNKPVEEKITTLKLNMERCRWMDPKLFNSNELIFVNIPAFQLNYFKNDILAFNTKVVVGKNASKTVIFDNQLSYIVFAPYWNVPKSIINDEIIPGIEKDENYLEKHKMEWNDGNVRQLPGPWNSLGLIKFIFPNSNNIYLHDTPSKNLFNQDVRAFSHGCIRVENPDILAEKILTNDPKWTKETIHKAMNGKTETTYELETKIPVVISYFTAWVNEKGQLIFYNDIYKRDKRLAKIIL; encoded by the coding sequence ATTGCACTTTATAAAAGTCAAAATTCTGAATCTCTTTGGTTTAATGAAAATGAAGAAATTCAAGAATTAGCTTCGGTATTACATTACAACTTACATAATATTTCAACGGAAGGTTTAGATGAGGAAGTTCCTTATTTAGAAAAATTTGATTCAATCTTTAAAACTGAAATTGAAAACGAGAAGTCATTAAAAAACAATGATATTTTAATTTCTAGCTTGTATTTGTATTATAATGATAAAGTAGTTGAAGGAACCGACTATAATTCGAGAAAACTAGGCTGGTTTATTAGTAAAAAGAAAGTCGATTATATCCATTTAATAGATTCTATTAAAGCGAATCCTGATGCGGATATCAAAAAAATCACTTTTATTGACCAATATTACAAATTACACGAAAAATTATTATTCTATAACGAAATCGAAAAAAAAGGTGGTTGGAAAAAAATTGCATATTCTAAAAATGATTTTCCTATAAATCTTGACGATAATTCTACAGTAATTTCTGCTGTAAAGAAGCGCTTAATTAGAGAAGGTTATTTAAATCACGACGATTCGTCAAATGTTTTTAATGTTAGTCTAAAAGTGGCATTAAAAGAATATCAAGAAACTAATAGCTTAACTATTAACGATACTATAATTACGAGCGAACTTTTAGAAAATCTCAATAAACCAGTAGAAGAGAAAATCACTACATTGAAATTAAACATGGAGCGTTGTAGATGGATGGATCCTAAACTTTTTAATTCAAACGAATTGATTTTTGTAAACATTCCTGCGTTCCAACTTAATTATTTCAAAAACGATATTTTGGCTTTTAACACAAAAGTTGTAGTCGGTAAAAACGCTTCAAAAACTGTAATTTTTGATAACCAATTGAGTTATATTGTTTTTGCGCCTTATTGGAATGTTCCAAAAAGTATCATTAACGATGAAATAATTCCAGGTATTGAAAAAGATGAAAATTATTTGGAAAAGCATAAAATGGAATGGAATGATGGAAATGTAAGACAATTACCTGGACCTTGGAATTCACTCGGGTTGATTAAATTTATTTTCCCAAATTCTAACAATATATATCTTCACGATACGCCATCTAAAAACTTGTTCAATCAAGATGTAAGAGCTTTTAGCCACGGTTGCATTCGAGTTGAAAATCCAGATATATTAGCAGAGAAAATTTTAACTAATGATCCAAAATGGACAAAAGAAACTATTCACAAAGCCATGAATGGAAAAACTGAAACTACATATGAATTAGAAACTAAAATTCCAGTAGTTATAAGTTATTTTACAGCTTGGGTTAACGAAAAAGGACAATTAATATTCTACAATGATATTTATAAAAGAGATAAAAGATTAGCAAAAATAATTCTGTAA